In Dermochelys coriacea isolate rDerCor1 chromosome 10, rDerCor1.pri.v4, whole genome shotgun sequence, one DNA window encodes the following:
- the INTS14 gene encoding integrator complex subunit 14 isoform X1 codes for MPTVVVMDVSLSMTRPVSVEGSEEYQRKHLAVHGLTMLFEHMATNYKLEFTALVVFSSLWELMVPFTRDYNTLQEALSNMDDYDKTCLESALVGVCNVVQQEWGAAIPCQVVLVTDGCLGIGRGSLRHSLATCNQRNESNRFPLPFPFPSKLYIMCMANLEELQSSDSLDCLERLVDLNNGEGQIFTIDGPLCLKNVQSMFGKLIDLAYTPFHAVLKCGHLTSDVQVFPRPEPFIIDEEIDPIPKAINTDLEIVGFIDIADISSPPVLSRHLVLPIALNKEGDEVGPGITDDTEDENSANQIAGKIPNFCVLLHGSLKVEGMVAIVQFGPEWHGMLYSQADSKKKSNLMMSLFEPGPEPLPWLGKMAQLGPISDAKENPYGEDDNKSPFPLQPKNKRSYAQNVTVWIKPSGLQTDVQKILRNARKLPEKTQTFYKELNRLRKAALAFGFLDLLKGVADMLERECTLLPDTAHPDAAFQLTHAAQQLKAASNGTSEYAAYDHNITPLQTDFSSSSTERI; via the exons ATGCCGACTGTGGTGGTAATGGACGTGTCGCTCTCCATGACCCGGCCTGTTTCTGTGGAAGGCTCTGAAGAGTATCAACGGAAACACCTGGCTGTCCATGGATTGACCATGTTGTTTGAGCACATGGCCACCAATTACAAACTTGAGTTTACAGCCTTGGTGGTCTTCTCTTCGCTTTGGGAACTGATGGTTCCCTTTACAAGAGATTACAACACGCTTCAG GAAGCCCTAAGTAACATGGATGATTATGACAAAACATGCTTAGAATCTGCACTGGTTGGGGTTTGTAATGTTGTGCAACAGGAATGGGGTGCTGCGATTCCCTGCCAG GTTGTTCTAGTAACTGATGGCTGTTTAGGGATTGGCAGAGGTTCTCTGAGGCACTCCTTAGCTACTTGCAACCAACGAAATGAAAGCAACCGATTTCCACTGCCTTTCCCCTTCCCGTCCAAGTTATACATCATGTGCATGGCTAATCTAGAAGAG CTCCAGAGCTCAGATTCTTTAGATTGTCTGGAAAGACTTGTAGATTTGAATAATGGGGAGGGACAGATTTTTACCATCGATGGACCCCTTTGCTTGAAGAATGTACAGTCCATGtttgg AAAGCTAATAGACCTGGCTTATACACCATTCCATGCTGTTCTCAAATGTGGTCATTTAACATCGGATGTGCAAgtatttcccagaccagaaccTTTCATTATAGATGAGGAAATAGATCCCATCCCTAAAGCAATTAATACAG aTCTAGAAATAGTTGGTTTTATAGATATAGCTGATATTTCTAGCCCTCCTGTATTATCTAGACACTTGGTACTGCCCATTGCACTCAACAAAG AAGGTGATGAGGTGGGTCCGGGGATCACTGATGACACTGAGGATGAGAATTCAGCTAATCAAATTGCTGGCAAAATACCCAACTTCTGTGTACTGCTGCATGGGAGCCTTAAAGTGGAAGGCATGGTGGCCATTGTTCAGTTCGG GCCTGAATGGCATGGAATGCTGTACTCCCAAGCTGATAGTAAGAAGAAATCAAACCTCATGATGTCTCTCTTTGAACCTGGTCCTGAGCCCCTGCCTTGGCTAGGGAAAATGGCCCAGCTTGGGCCTATTTCAG atgcTAAAGAAAATCCTTATGGCGAAGATGACAATAAAAGCCCTTTCCCCTTACAGCCCAAAAACAAGCGCAGTTATGCGCAGAATGTCACTGTGTGGATCAAACCAAGCGGCCTCCAG acagATGTACAGAAGATCTTGAGAAATGCAagaaaactccctgaaaaaactcAAACATTCTACAAA GAACTCAACCGTTTACGCAAGGCAGCTTTGGCTTTTGGGTTTTTGGACCTTTTAAAAGGAGTGGCGGATATGCTGGAAAGGGAGTGCACGCTGCTGCCTGATACAGCTCATCCCGATGCAGCATTTCAGCTTACACATGCTGCTCAGCAACTCAAAGCAGCAAGTAATGGGACCTCTGAATATGCCGCTTATGACCATAACATCACTCCACTGCAGACAGACTTCTCCAGTAGCAGCACTGAAAGAATATGA
- the INTS14 gene encoding integrator complex subunit 14 isoform X2: MPTVVVMDVSLSMTRPVSVEGSEEYQRKHLAVHGLTMLFEHMATNYKLEFTALVVFSSLWELMVPFTRDYNTLQEALSNMDDYDKTCLESALVGVCNVVQQEWGAAIPCQVVLVTDGCLGIGRGSLRHSLATCNQRNESNRFPLPFPFPSKLYIMCMANLEELQSSDSLDCLERLVDLNNGEGQIFTIDGPLCLKNVQSMFGKLIDLAYTPFHAVLKCGHLTSDVQVFPRPEPFIIDEEIDPIPKAINTEGDEVGPGITDDTEDENSANQIAGKIPNFCVLLHGSLKVEGMVAIVQFGPEWHGMLYSQADSKKKSNLMMSLFEPGPEPLPWLGKMAQLGPISDAKENPYGEDDNKSPFPLQPKNKRSYAQNVTVWIKPSGLQTDVQKILRNARKLPEKTQTFYKELNRLRKAALAFGFLDLLKGVADMLERECTLLPDTAHPDAAFQLTHAAQQLKAASNGTSEYAAYDHNITPLQTDFSSSSTERI; encoded by the exons ATGCCGACTGTGGTGGTAATGGACGTGTCGCTCTCCATGACCCGGCCTGTTTCTGTGGAAGGCTCTGAAGAGTATCAACGGAAACACCTGGCTGTCCATGGATTGACCATGTTGTTTGAGCACATGGCCACCAATTACAAACTTGAGTTTACAGCCTTGGTGGTCTTCTCTTCGCTTTGGGAACTGATGGTTCCCTTTACAAGAGATTACAACACGCTTCAG GAAGCCCTAAGTAACATGGATGATTATGACAAAACATGCTTAGAATCTGCACTGGTTGGGGTTTGTAATGTTGTGCAACAGGAATGGGGTGCTGCGATTCCCTGCCAG GTTGTTCTAGTAACTGATGGCTGTTTAGGGATTGGCAGAGGTTCTCTGAGGCACTCCTTAGCTACTTGCAACCAACGAAATGAAAGCAACCGATTTCCACTGCCTTTCCCCTTCCCGTCCAAGTTATACATCATGTGCATGGCTAATCTAGAAGAG CTCCAGAGCTCAGATTCTTTAGATTGTCTGGAAAGACTTGTAGATTTGAATAATGGGGAGGGACAGATTTTTACCATCGATGGACCCCTTTGCTTGAAGAATGTACAGTCCATGtttgg AAAGCTAATAGACCTGGCTTATACACCATTCCATGCTGTTCTCAAATGTGGTCATTTAACATCGGATGTGCAAgtatttcccagaccagaaccTTTCATTATAGATGAGGAAATAGATCCCATCCCTAAAGCAATTAATACAG AAGGTGATGAGGTGGGTCCGGGGATCACTGATGACACTGAGGATGAGAATTCAGCTAATCAAATTGCTGGCAAAATACCCAACTTCTGTGTACTGCTGCATGGGAGCCTTAAAGTGGAAGGCATGGTGGCCATTGTTCAGTTCGG GCCTGAATGGCATGGAATGCTGTACTCCCAAGCTGATAGTAAGAAGAAATCAAACCTCATGATGTCTCTCTTTGAACCTGGTCCTGAGCCCCTGCCTTGGCTAGGGAAAATGGCCCAGCTTGGGCCTATTTCAG atgcTAAAGAAAATCCTTATGGCGAAGATGACAATAAAAGCCCTTTCCCCTTACAGCCCAAAAACAAGCGCAGTTATGCGCAGAATGTCACTGTGTGGATCAAACCAAGCGGCCTCCAG acagATGTACAGAAGATCTTGAGAAATGCAagaaaactccctgaaaaaactcAAACATTCTACAAA GAACTCAACCGTTTACGCAAGGCAGCTTTGGCTTTTGGGTTTTTGGACCTTTTAAAAGGAGTGGCGGATATGCTGGAAAGGGAGTGCACGCTGCTGCCTGATACAGCTCATCCCGATGCAGCATTTCAGCTTACACATGCTGCTCAGCAACTCAAAGCAGCAAGTAATGGGACCTCTGAATATGCCGCTTATGACCATAACATCACTCCACTGCAGACAGACTTCTCCAGTAGCAGCACTGAAAGAATATGA